The following coding sequences are from one Chthonomonadales bacterium window:
- a CDS encoding NAD(P)-dependent oxidoreductase — MRLLLTGSAGLVGRAAADALVLAGHALRTLDREAQPPERRSEHWPADLRDIGAVRRAVQGVDAVVHAGAIASDRRGAADDVLSVNTQGTWNVLLACAEAGVRRVVYLSSVNALGSFGGHRPSARLPIDDSYPPHPMTPYQLSKHLAEEVCRSFSDRHGIVTVCLRPMLVASADTYTRWREPAWARREDWQRRDYWAYVDLRDVCDAILAGLTVEGIAHDAFLLAARDTSMAVPTAELVDRHYPDTPWPLVAREEWLRGEPHRSLVDCGHARDRLGWEPTRSWRDAE, encoded by the coding sequence TTGCGACTCTTGCTGACGGGCAGCGCCGGACTGGTTGGCCGGGCCGCCGCCGACGCGCTCGTGCTTGCCGGCCATGCGCTGCGCACGCTCGACCGCGAGGCCCAACCGCCCGAGCGCCGCTCGGAGCACTGGCCGGCCGATCTGCGCGACATCGGCGCCGTGCGCCGGGCCGTGCAGGGCGTCGACGCCGTCGTGCACGCTGGAGCCATCGCCAGCGACCGCCGCGGCGCCGCGGACGACGTCCTATCGGTGAACACGCAGGGCACCTGGAACGTGCTGCTCGCCTGTGCCGAGGCCGGCGTGCGGCGCGTCGTCTACCTCTCCAGCGTCAACGCGCTGGGAAGCTTCGGCGGGCACCGCCCCTCTGCGCGGCTTCCCATCGACGACTCGTACCCGCCGCACCCGATGACACCGTACCAGCTCTCCAAGCACCTCGCCGAGGAGGTGTGCCGCTCCTTCAGCGACCGCCACGGCATCGTGACCGTCTGCCTGCGCCCCATGCTCGTGGCAAGTGCCGACACCTACACGCGCTGGCGCGAGCCGGCGTGGGCGCGTCGCGAGGACTGGCAGCGCCGCGACTACTGGGCCTACGTCGACCTGCGCGACGTGTGCGACGCCATACTGGCCGGCCTCACCGTGGAGGGGATCGCCCACGACGCGTTCCTGCTCGCCGCGCGCGACACGTCGATGGCCGTGCCCACCGCCGAGCTCGTCGACCGCCACTACCCGGACACGCCCTGGCCACTCGTCGCGCGCGAAGAGTGGCTGCGCGGCGAGCCGCATCGCTCGCTCGTCGACTGTGGGCACGCCCGGGACCGACTGGGCTGGGAGCCTACCCGCTCCTGGCGCGATGCCGAGTAG
- a CDS encoding VCBS repeat-containing protein, translating into MPLRWTRRLIADERYEAADVFDVNGDGVLDIVSGAFWYEGPDFGRAHRIGEVAAVGEYYDSFAGIPMDVDGDGRPDIVDGSWWGPLRWRRNPGPGSGEWPERVIAACGNIEAILTCDIDGDGTPEIVSNTPGGPLVAYRLERDSAGRAAGCFSAHTLHPHPQGHGLGCGDIAGAGRVDFVLPNGWLEAPGDPLQGKWQFHPELDLGGASVPILVADVNRDGLADLIVGAAHNYGLDWWEQTRDAAGRRGWRRHPIDPYESQYHAMEWVDIDGDGEPELVTGKRYRAHCGNDPGEHDDIGLYYFKWNGESFTKLVIDHGPVREATGCGIRFAVADLRRTGRLDIVAPGKDGLYVFYNEGP; encoded by the coding sequence ATGCCGCTGAGATGGACGCGACGGCTGATCGCCGACGAGCGCTACGAGGCTGCCGACGTGTTCGACGTGAACGGGGACGGTGTCCTGGACATCGTCTCTGGCGCCTTCTGGTACGAGGGACCGGACTTCGGCCGGGCCCACCGCATCGGCGAGGTGGCCGCCGTGGGCGAGTACTACGACAGCTTCGCGGGGATCCCGATGGACGTCGATGGCGACGGCCGGCCGGACATCGTGGATGGGAGCTGGTGGGGGCCCCTGCGCTGGCGGCGCAACCCGGGCCCGGGCAGCGGGGAGTGGCCGGAGCGGGTGATCGCCGCGTGCGGCAACATTGAGGCGATCCTCACCTGCGACATCGACGGCGACGGGACGCCCGAGATCGTGTCCAACACGCCCGGCGGTCCGCTGGTGGCCTACCGGCTCGAGCGTGACTCCGCCGGTCGCGCCGCCGGCTGTTTCTCGGCGCACACGCTCCACCCACATCCACAGGGGCACGGGCTCGGCTGCGGCGACATCGCCGGCGCGGGGCGCGTGGACTTCGTGCTCCCGAATGGCTGGCTGGAGGCGCCCGGCGACCCGCTCCAGGGCAAATGGCAGTTCCACCCCGAGCTCGACCTGGGCGGTGCGAGCGTGCCGATCCTGGTGGCCGACGTCAACCGCGACGGTCTTGCAGACCTGATCGTTGGCGCCGCCCACAACTACGGCCTGGACTGGTGGGAGCAGACGCGCGACGCGGCCGGCCGCCGCGGCTGGCGGCGCCATCCGATCGATCCCTACGAATCGCAGTACCACGCCATGGAGTGGGTCGACATCGACGGCGACGGCGAGCCGGAGCTCGTGACGGGCAAGCGCTACCGCGCACACTGCGGCAACGATCCGGGCGAGCACGACGACATCGGCCTCTACTACTTCAAGTGGAACGGGGAATCGTTCACGAAGCTGGTGATCGACCACGGGCCGGTGCGCGAGGCGACCGGGTGCGGCATCCGCTTCGCCGTGGCCGACCTGCGGCGCACCGGCCGCCTGGACATCGTGGCGCCGGGGAAGGACGGGCTCTACGTCTTCTATAACGAGGGGCCCTGA
- a CDS encoding zf-HC2 domain-containing protein: MTCLHAADLLDAYLDLALAEEANARVEHHLLACAGCAAEAASLQQTRAHLRGSLGEPVPSPAFVERLGARLLDAFAETLQPEPGSRRLQRVLPGLLAEPEE, encoded by the coding sequence ATGACGTGTCTGCACGCCGCCGACCTGCTCGATGCCTACCTGGACCTGGCGCTCGCCGAGGAGGCCAATGCGCGCGTGGAGCACCATCTGCTCGCCTGCGCCGGCTGCGCCGCCGAGGCCGCGTCGCTCCAGCAGACGCGCGCGCACCTGCGCGGCTCCCTTGGCGAGCCGGTCCCGTCGCCGGCTTTCGTTGAGCGGTTGGGCGCGCGCCTGCTAGACGCCTTCGCCGAGACGCTCCAGCCCGAGCCGGGAAGTCGCCGCCTGCAGCGCGTGCTACCGGGCCTCCTCGCGGAGCCCGAGGAATGA
- a CDS encoding matrixin family metalloprotease has product MPAPAPAASGVPGSAPIGPIERIVSQVAVRDLARRGLASGQAFCVESNTIAACLAPGTSPEYARRILARLYGEGTVGPRYALSARWTSTASGSTGLPGTPIHLTYSFVPDGLTIPDAVAGGSDPSTLFATLDAQFGSTAAWQAKFAQVFQRWGELTGITYTQVGDDGAAFVFNPGSNTAPVRGDIRIAGIPLDGAFNVLAYSYFPNFSDMVLDTSENWANSFAGYLFLRNTLAHEHGHGIGFDHVWPIDQTKLMEPFLSAAFDGPQDDDIRGANRNYGDHLEDNDTLGTATALGALPASASVPLASLDSSSDEDWYSFTVTAGQTLTLNLNPIGATYSVGPSSGSTVSVNTLAINNLDLEVYNASSVLMASGNSQPAGVAETISNLSLASAGGLIYVRVLNHAGAVDDVQRYTLTGTSTTAIPTSVSVAGAAGTVGQTVQLSATLIDTSSGDPIAGQTVDFTVAGDGGTYTSGATGVDGIATYDYTIPEGAGPGSRSVTATFNGGGGYAGSAANGSLVVSKAATRAWVGDRAQTTGRTVHYWGYLHRQDDDSLIPGRTVHLSVNGSRVDSGVTDGSGRALLSYVVPVGTAPGSVPVAVEFDEDTGYLASSDPGALNVTVETRSWVGNRTVKAGKLAAFWGYLVRKDNGAALAGQTVHLRLFGNRVASGVIDGTGRVLLTHAIPAGTVPGDYPVQVEFDAAGGYLASSWSATLTVTAP; this is encoded by the coding sequence ATGCCCGCGCCCGCCCCCGCCGCCAGCGGCGTGCCGGGGTCTGCTCCCATAGGGCCGATCGAGCGCATCGTCTCTCAGGTCGCCGTCCGTGACCTGGCCCGTCGGGGCCTGGCCAGCGGACAGGCGTTCTGCGTAGAGTCCAACACCATCGCCGCCTGCCTGGCGCCGGGCACGTCGCCGGAGTACGCCAGGCGCATCCTCGCCCGGCTCTACGGCGAGGGAACCGTCGGCCCGCGTTACGCGCTCAGCGCGCGATGGACGAGCACGGCCTCGGGCTCAACGGGGTTGCCCGGCACCCCGATCCACCTGACCTACTCCTTCGTGCCGGACGGCCTCACCATCCCGGACGCGGTTGCCGGGGGCAGCGACCCCAGCACGCTCTTCGCTACGCTAGACGCGCAGTTCGGCAGCACCGCCGCGTGGCAGGCCAAGTTTGCTCAGGTCTTTCAGCGCTGGGGAGAGCTCACGGGGATCACCTATACGCAGGTGGGCGACGACGGCGCCGCCTTCGTGTTCAACCCGGGCAGCAACACGGCCCCGGTGCGCGGCGACATCCGCATCGCTGGCATCCCCCTGGACGGGGCGTTCAACGTGCTGGCCTACAGCTACTTCCCCAACTTCAGCGACATGGTGCTGGACACCTCGGAGAACTGGGCCAACAGCTTCGCGGGCTACCTGTTCCTCCGCAACACGCTGGCGCACGAGCACGGCCACGGCATCGGGTTCGACCACGTCTGGCCGATCGACCAGACCAAGCTGATGGAGCCCTTCCTGAGCGCCGCCTTCGACGGGCCACAGGACGACGACATCCGAGGCGCCAACCGCAACTACGGTGACCACCTCGAGGACAACGATACGCTTGGCACCGCGACGGCCCTGGGAGCGCTGCCCGCGTCGGCCTCCGTCCCTCTCGCGTCCCTGGACTCGAGCAGCGACGAGGACTGGTACTCTTTCACTGTCACCGCGGGCCAGACGCTCACGCTGAACCTCAACCCGATCGGCGCCACATACAGCGTCGGGCCATCCTCCGGCAGCACGGTCAGCGTCAACACGCTGGCGATCAACAACCTGGATCTAGAGGTCTACAACGCCAGCAGCGTTCTCATGGCCTCCGGGAACTCCCAGCCGGCCGGCGTCGCGGAGACCATCAGCAACCTGTCGTTGGCCTCGGCGGGCGGGCTGATCTATGTCCGCGTGCTGAACCACGCCGGCGCCGTCGACGACGTCCAGCGCTACACCCTCACGGGCACCTCCACCACGGCGATTCCCACCTCCGTAAGCGTCGCCGGCGCGGCGGGCACGGTCGGCCAGACGGTGCAGTTGAGCGCCACGCTCATCGACACCTCGAGCGGCGACCCCATCGCCGGCCAGACGGTCGACTTCACGGTGGCCGGCGACGGCGGCACCTATACATCGGGCGCAACGGGCGTCGACGGCATCGCGACGTACGACTACACGATCCCCGAGGGCGCCGGGCCCGGATCGCGCTCGGTCACCGCCACGTTCAACGGCGGCGGCGGCTATGCGGGCTCCGCGGCCAACGGCTCACTCGTCGTCTCGAAGGCCGCCACGCGGGCCTGGGTCGGCGACCGGGCGCAGACGACGGGCAGGACGGTCCACTACTGGGGCTACCTGCATCGGCAGGACGACGACAGCCTGATCCCTGGCAGGACCGTGCACCTCTCGGTGAACGGCTCGCGCGTCGACTCCGGCGTGACGGACGGTTCGGGGCGCGCGCTCCTCAGCTACGTGGTGCCAGTGGGCACCGCCCCCGGCTCCGTGCCCGTCGCCGTCGAGTTCGACGAGGACACGGGCTACCTGGCGAGCAGTGATCCTGGCGCACTCAATGTGACGGTGGAGACGCGCTCGTGGGTGGGTAACCGGACGGTGAAGGCCGGCAAGTTGGCGGCCTTCTGGGGTTACCTGGTCCGCAAGGACAACGGCGCGGCACTCGCCGGTCAGACCGTACACCTGCGGCTCTTCGGGAATCGCGTGGCGTCCGGCGTGATCGACGGGACCGGCCGTGTGCTCCTGACTCACGCGATCCCGGCCGGCACCGTTCCGGGCGACTACCCGGTGCAGGTGGAGTTCGACGCCGCGGGCGGCTACCTGGCCAGCTCGTGGTCGGCAACGCTCACAGTCACCGCTCCCTGA
- the dnaN gene encoding DNA polymerase III subunit beta, with the protein MDTSPTAAEPTLKATCARKDLFDGVQTVAHAVSGRSALPILSHVLVQAEEGGLRLSATDLQLSIALSIPATVEEPGALTATARVLTELLGTLPESEVAISVDRSHAVRLHCDRSDYKLLGLPPEEYPRLPEVQEANSFRLPQARLRSMIRDTVFAVSTDEARPILTGVLMDFADNSVRFVATDTHRLAMRQAPVQNGQGAQAAIVPARAMNELQRLLTGDEGDVHVRLSGNQVMFATPGGAGVVSRLIEGQFPNYQRVIPSAHRTRLTLETQPMLRAVRRASIVARGSLDRVVLRTLDDRLTITAESSAEGNAYEEVEVAREGDDVQIAFNAKYLLDVLGVLDEEGFRLDVTEPLKPGIVRPVPSEEVAGDEYLCVLMPMQIV; encoded by the coding sequence ATGGACACGTCGCCGACTGCCGCCGAGCCCACCCTGAAGGCCACCTGCGCGCGCAAGGACCTCTTCGATGGTGTCCAGACCGTTGCGCACGCGGTGAGCGGCCGCAGCGCCCTCCCCATCCTGAGCCACGTGCTGGTCCAGGCCGAGGAAGGCGGGCTGCGCCTGAGCGCCACCGACCTTCAGCTGAGCATCGCGCTCAGCATCCCGGCCACCGTGGAGGAACCTGGCGCCCTCACAGCGACCGCCCGCGTTCTAACGGAACTGCTGGGCACGCTTCCGGAGTCGGAGGTCGCAATCTCGGTGGACCGCAGCCACGCCGTGCGCCTCCATTGCGATCGCTCGGACTACAAGCTCCTCGGCCTTCCGCCCGAGGAGTACCCGAGGCTGCCCGAGGTCCAGGAAGCCAACTCCTTCCGTCTTCCGCAGGCCCGCCTGCGCAGCATGATCCGGGACACGGTCTTCGCCGTCTCCACCGACGAGGCCCGACCCATCCTGACTGGTGTGCTGATGGACTTCGCCGACAACTCGGTGCGGTTCGTGGCAACCGACACGCACCGCCTGGCGATGCGCCAGGCGCCGGTGCAGAACGGCCAGGGCGCCCAGGCCGCCATCGTGCCCGCCCGCGCCATGAACGAGCTGCAGCGCCTGCTCACCGGCGATGAGGGCGACGTCCACGTGCGGCTCTCGGGCAATCAGGTGATGTTCGCCACGCCGGGCGGCGCCGGCGTGGTCTCCCGCCTCATCGAGGGGCAGTTCCCCAACTACCAGCGCGTCATCCCCTCCGCCCATCGCACGCGCCTGACGCTGGAGACCCAGCCGATGCTCCGGGCGGTGCGCCGCGCCTCCATCGTCGCCCGAGGCTCGCTCGACCGCGTCGTTCTACGCACCCTGGACGACCGCCTGACGATTACGGCCGAGTCGAGTGCAGAAGGTAACGCCTACGAGGAGGTCGAGGTGGCCCGCGAGGGCGACGACGTGCAGATCGCTTTCAACGCGAAGTACCTGCTGGACGTGCTGGGCGTTCTGGATGAGGAGGGGTTCCGGCTGGATGTGACCGAACCGCTCAAGCCAGGCATCGTACGTCCGGTGCCCTCGGAGGAGGTTGCCGGAGACGAGTACCTGTGCGTCCTGATGCCGATGCAGATCGTCTAG
- a CDS encoding DUF2079 domain-containing protein, whose translation MAGSPPAARVERLCAAAVGLAMVAWASVFASQSWQLYGRFGLLVYDLAIFDQATWLISHGQTALVTVRGLHILADHFSPVLYLIAPLYPVWPDARALLALQVVALAAGAAPVYALASRATASAPLGLVFGLAYLLYPAVQWTALFEFHAEMLAVPALLAALACLLSRRRRAYLAYLVLAALTKETVGLSIVALAPFALAVDRQAGWRTLAVGVAALTVAMATTTRMNGGPSPYFAVYSRYGGSPGSVARHVATQPLATVADLDSGANREYLADTLRPVLALPLLAPGALLPAVPPLLLNLLSERRVMHSIQYQYTALVTPFVLAASVLGFARWRRWGNRFTTGLALAFLVVCVGQGAARGPLLTRGWRPPGLTAAGANETRALLAAIPPTASVSAQAAIAAHLAHRRAIHAFPNPFHRVATGPGAQALRQMQGEDYAPCSEDALDEAVAAAPVEYVALCPATTLFPASVDLYHRCAIAVLRSPAYGIVALGRDTVILRRGAPRAEGLRLLSRRSGTSIGRPADGERAWMAWVRAGGG comes from the coding sequence ATGGCGGGCTCGCCTCCGGCGGCGCGCGTCGAACGGCTGTGCGCTGCGGCCGTCGGGCTCGCCATGGTCGCGTGGGCGAGCGTGTTTGCATCGCAGTCGTGGCAGCTCTACGGTCGTTTCGGGCTGCTCGTCTATGACCTGGCCATCTTCGACCAGGCCACCTGGCTGATCAGTCACGGCCAAACGGCCCTCGTCACGGTGCGGGGCCTGCACATACTAGCCGACCACTTCAGCCCCGTCCTCTACCTGATCGCCCCGCTCTACCCGGTCTGGCCGGACGCGAGGGCGCTCCTCGCTTTGCAGGTCGTCGCGCTGGCGGCCGGCGCCGCGCCGGTATATGCGCTGGCCAGCCGCGCGACGGCCTCGGCGCCGCTCGGGTTGGTCTTCGGGCTGGCCTACCTGCTCTATCCGGCAGTGCAGTGGACCGCGCTCTTCGAGTTCCACGCGGAGATGCTGGCTGTTCCGGCGCTCCTCGCCGCGCTCGCCTGCCTTCTCTCCCGTCGCCGGCGCGCCTATCTGGCGTACCTAGTGCTGGCGGCGCTCACGAAGGAAACCGTGGGCCTGAGCATCGTGGCGCTCGCGCCTTTCGCGCTCGCGGTGGATCGCCAGGCAGGCTGGCGGACGCTGGCCGTCGGAGTCGCGGCTCTCACCGTCGCGATGGCGACGACCACGCGGATGAACGGCGGGCCCTCGCCCTACTTCGCCGTCTACTCGCGGTACGGCGGCTCGCCCGGGTCGGTAGCCCGTCACGTGGCGACGCAACCGCTCGCCACGGTGGCCGACCTGGACAGCGGCGCCAACCGCGAGTACCTCGCGGACACGCTGCGTCCCGTGCTCGCCCTGCCGCTGCTCGCGCCTGGCGCGCTGTTGCCCGCCGTTCCGCCGCTGCTCCTCAACCTGCTGAGCGAGCGCCGCGTGATGCACAGCATCCAGTACCAGTACACCGCGCTCGTCACGCCGTTTGTGCTCGCAGCCTCCGTGCTCGGCTTCGCCCGCTGGCGGCGCTGGGGTAACCGCTTCACCACGGGCCTCGCGCTCGCCTTCCTGGTCGTCTGTGTGGGGCAGGGCGCGGCGCGAGGGCCGCTCCTGACTCGCGGTTGGCGGCCGCCGGGCCTCACCGCCGCCGGGGCGAACGAGACGCGCGCGCTGCTCGCCGCCATCCCGCCCACTGCTTCCGTGAGCGCGCAAGCGGCTATCGCGGCTCACCTGGCGCATCGCCGCGCGATCCACGCGTTCCCGAACCCCTTCCACCGCGTCGCCACCGGGCCCGGGGCGCAGGCGCTGCGCCAGATGCAGGGGGAGGACTACGCTCCGTGCTCGGAGGACGCGCTCGATGAGGCCGTCGCGGCGGCGCCCGTGGAGTACGTGGCCCTCTGCCCCGCCACCACGCTCTTCCCGGCATCGGTTGACCTCTACCATCGGTGCGCCATCGCCGTACTGCGGAGCCCGGCATACGGCATCGTGGCGCTTGGCCGCGACACGGTCATCCTGAGGCGCGGCGCGCCGCGAGCGGAGGGACTGCGTCTGCTCTCGCGGCGTTCCGGGACCTCCATCGGTCGACCGGCGGACGGGGAGCGCGCGTGGATGGCGTGGGTCCGGGCCGGCGGCGGGTAG
- a CDS encoding Gfo/Idh/MocA family oxidoreductase: protein MQKPRIGFVGVGGMGQCAHLRNYASLSECQVVAIAEVREGLGRRVAERYGVPTVYPDHATMLANEGLDGIVASQPFTRHGMLVPELLRAGIPVFTEKPLAGSVQAGERILRALGGGGAWHMVGYHKRSDPATMFAKAEIERLRETGELGAMRFVRILMPAGDWVAAGFTDLVTSDDPMPALASDPPADDMDAATYERYIAFVNYYIHQVNLMRHLLGEPYAVTHADPSGVLLVARSESGVAGVIEMSPYVTTVDWHESALVAFERGYVRIDLPAPLASNRPGRVEVFKDPGGGATPRAVVPSLPWVHAMRQQALNFVRAVKGEIAPMCEAAEALEDLKVARDYIRLLDGA, encoded by the coding sequence ATGCAGAAGCCGCGCATCGGCTTCGTCGGCGTCGGCGGGATGGGCCAGTGCGCCCATCTTCGCAACTACGCCAGCCTGTCGGAGTGCCAGGTCGTCGCCATCGCCGAGGTTCGCGAGGGGCTCGGCCGCCGGGTCGCGGAGCGCTACGGGGTGCCTACGGTGTACCCCGACCACGCGACGATGCTGGCCAACGAGGGTCTTGACGGCATCGTCGCGTCGCAGCCTTTCACGCGGCATGGCATGCTGGTGCCCGAGTTGCTCCGCGCCGGCATTCCCGTGTTCACCGAGAAGCCCCTGGCTGGCTCGGTTCAGGCGGGCGAGCGCATCTTGCGTGCGTTGGGGGGAGGCGGGGCATGGCACATGGTCGGCTACCACAAGCGCAGCGATCCGGCCACCATGTTCGCCAAGGCCGAGATTGAGCGCCTGCGCGAGACCGGCGAGCTCGGCGCGATGCGCTTCGTGCGCATCCTGATGCCCGCCGGCGACTGGGTCGCCGCCGGCTTTACGGACCTCGTGACGAGCGATGATCCGATGCCGGCCCTGGCGAGCGATCCCCCGGCTGACGATATGGACGCCGCGACCTACGAGCGCTACATCGCGTTCGTCAACTACTACATCCACCAGGTCAACCTGATGCGACACCTGCTCGGCGAGCCCTATGCCGTGACGCACGCGGACCCGTCCGGAGTGCTGCTGGTGGCGCGGAGCGAGAGCGGAGTCGCCGGTGTGATCGAGATGTCCCCCTATGTGACGACCGTTGACTGGCACGAGTCGGCGCTCGTCGCCTTCGAGCGCGGCTACGTGCGGATCGACCTTCCTGCGCCGCTCGCGAGCAACCGACCCGGGCGCGTGGAGGTGTTCAAGGACCCGGGCGGCGGCGCGACGCCGCGTGCTGTTGTCCCGTCGCTGCCGTGGGTGCACGCGATGCGGCAGCAGGCCCTCAACTTCGTGCGCGCCGTGAAGGGCGAGATCGCTCCGATGTGCGAGGCGGCGGAAGCCTTGGAGGACCTCAAGGTGGCGCGCGATTACATCCGCCTTCTGGACGGGGCCTGA
- a CDS encoding RNA polymerase sigma factor, giving the protein MTPDSAGHHERRLVERFRQGDRHALATLFEAHVDRVYAYAHHVLGCREDAEEVASEAFLRAFRRAADFRGDCPFLPWVIAIARNLCRDRLRQPRLLILPATGEEPGGEDWPLRAEMAADVRAALAELPDDQRDALILCDADGWDAAEAAPALERSPSATRSLLYRARRALRARLAVRWKDAER; this is encoded by the coding sequence TTGACGCCCGACAGTGCCGGCCACCACGAGCGAAGACTCGTCGAGCGGTTCCGACAGGGCGACCGCCACGCGCTCGCCACGCTCTTCGAGGCGCACGTCGACCGCGTGTACGCCTACGCCCACCACGTGCTGGGGTGCCGCGAGGACGCGGAGGAGGTTGCGTCCGAGGCTTTCCTGCGGGCCTTCCGCCGGGCCGCCGACTTCCGCGGCGACTGCCCGTTCCTGCCCTGGGTGATCGCCATCGCGCGCAACCTCTGCCGCGACCGCTTGCGGCAGCCGCGCCTGCTCATCCTGCCCGCAACGGGAGAGGAGCCCGGCGGAGAGGACTGGCCCCTGCGCGCGGAGATGGCCGCCGACGTGCGCGCCGCGCTCGCCGAGTTGCCCGACGACCAGCGCGACGCGCTCATCCTCTGCGACGCCGACGGCTGGGACGCCGCCGAGGCCGCTCCGGCCCTGGAGCGCTCGCCCTCCGCGACACGCTCGCTGCTCTACCGGGCCCGCCGCGCCCTGCGCGCCCGGCTCGCAGTACGATGGAAGGACGCGGAGCGATGA
- a CDS encoding PD40 domain-containing protein, with product MSKGQTYEHERVEFADAGTGAEIVQLTSFPTVSVCLPYVSPCFTPDSRRLIFVSQRQAARDAPWDLFRVDVDGSDLTQLTETEGIAPCGLTPDGAAALFTRGSSLWRVEMDTCRETEVARADGFVLSGLGHPWPDGRHLFVCARRSNGADGLLRLDLAGGAPLFVPGAEGVSVTLHSCSPGGAGLLAIRTGPAGMSYALLDADLRERALFTSGFDFAHCTFLGRSDRLQGCGLPPLRAILTLAPGEGDPRPLAEGPYFWHSASSLCGEWIVADTNWPDEGIQLVHVPTGRARPLCRPGSSEGHPQRTHPHPRFSPDGRVALYNSDRTGITQIYTVRVTDEARERLRAGDLRRTDRTFAR from the coding sequence ATGTCGAAGGGACAGACCTACGAGCACGAGCGCGTCGAGTTCGCGGACGCTGGCACGGGCGCCGAGATCGTGCAGCTCACGAGCTTCCCGACCGTCAGCGTGTGCCTGCCCTACGTCAGCCCGTGTTTCACGCCGGACTCGCGCAGGCTCATCTTCGTCTCCCAGCGCCAGGCGGCGCGCGATGCGCCGTGGGACCTCTTTCGCGTGGACGTCGACGGCTCCGACCTGACGCAGCTCACGGAGACAGAGGGAATCGCCCCGTGCGGCCTGACCCCCGATGGGGCCGCCGCCCTCTTCACGCGCGGCTCCTCGCTGTGGCGCGTGGAGATGGACACCTGCCGCGAGACGGAGGTGGCGCGCGCCGACGGCTTCGTCCTCAGCGGGCTCGGCCATCCATGGCCCGACGGCCGCCACCTGTTCGTGTGCGCGCGCCGCTCGAACGGCGCCGACGGGCTGCTGCGGCTCGACCTTGCGGGTGGAGCCCCGCTCTTTGTGCCGGGAGCCGAAGGCGTCTCGGTCACCCTGCACTCCTGCTCACCCGGCGGCGCCGGGCTGCTCGCCATCCGCACCGGCCCGGCGGGCATGTCATACGCCCTCCTGGACGCCGACCTGCGGGAGCGCGCCCTCTTCACGAGCGGCTTCGACTTCGCGCATTGCACGTTCCTCGGCAGATCCGATCGCCTCCAGGGCTGCGGCCTCCCCCCGCTGCGCGCCATCCTGACACTGGCCCCCGGCGAGGGTGACCCGCGGCCTCTCGCCGAGGGGCCCTACTTCTGGCACTCGGCCTCCAGCCTGTGCGGCGAATGGATCGTGGCCGACACCAACTGGCCGGACGAGGGGATTCAGCTCGTTCACGTGCCCACGGGCCGTGCGCGGCCCCTCTGCCGCCCGGGCAGCTCGGAGGGCCACCCGCAGCGCACGCACCCCCACCCACGATTCAGCCCCGACGGGCGCGTCGCCCTCTACAACTCCGACCGCACCGGGATCACGCAGATCTACACGGTCCGCGTCACGGACGAGGCGCGCGAGCGGCTCCGCGCTGGCGACCTGCGCCGAACGGACCGTACGTTCGCGCGCTGA